In bacterium, a single genomic region encodes these proteins:
- a CDS encoding cation:proton antiporter, translated as MENVPITQFSILILIVLLVSFIIRLLKQPLIIGYIISGLLAGPSFLNLIQDTTLINTFSEFGISFLLFLIGLNLSPSIIKEYSKISLTTGFGQIFLTSLLGFFISKWFGLDIISSLYITIGLTFSSTIIAMKLLFDKEDVEKLYGKISTGILIVQDFVAIIILTVLSSVENEVLSQAILVITKGILIVGILILFTRYILFKITHFLISSQEFLFLFVIVWGLGISFLFRYAGFSMEMGALIAGVLLSTAPYSYAITSKLKVLRDFFVIFFFVFLGNHIIFHDIENLLLYALPLSIFVLIGKPIIIMLFTGISGYTKKTGFMTGTTLSQISEFSLIIAAMGVKLGHISADILSLVTLIGVITIGISTYLIIYADKIYSVFSKYLGIFERKNLIEREIINKRFGCFLIGYNRTGFDILKSLQKLYSDVLVIDFNPEIIKILKHRKINCVYGDAEDIELLEILKINRAYMVVSTAPDLSTNLLLVKFIREKNKKAVVILTARQISDALILYENGADYVILPHFLGGLYTSQLIEKFKTHRENYVDESDRQIQELMERIIEGQEHPVVEKERD; from the coding sequence ATGGAGAATGTACCGATTACCCAGTTTAGTATTCTAATACTTATAGTTCTTCTGGTGTCCTTTATTATTAGATTACTGAAACAGCCACTTATAATTGGTTATATAATTTCAGGCCTCCTCGCAGGACCTTCATTTCTCAATCTTATTCAGGATACCACACTTATTAATACCTTTTCTGAGTTCGGAATATCATTTTTATTATTTCTCATTGGACTTAATCTCTCTCCGAGTATTATAAAAGAATATAGCAAAATCTCCTTAACTACTGGGTTTGGACAGATATTCTTAACTTCCTTATTGGGTTTTTTTATATCAAAATGGTTTGGTCTTGACATAATTTCTTCTTTATACATTACAATAGGCCTGACATTTTCTTCCACTATTATTGCTATGAAATTACTTTTTGATAAAGAGGATGTAGAAAAACTGTACGGTAAAATATCTACAGGTATTCTAATTGTACAGGACTTTGTTGCTATAATCATCCTCACTGTCCTCTCATCCGTTGAAAATGAAGTGTTATCACAGGCTATTTTGGTTATTACTAAAGGTATTTTAATCGTTGGAATTCTAATTCTTTTTACCCGATACATCCTTTTTAAAATAACTCATTTCCTTATTTCTTCACAAGAATTCTTATTCCTTTTTGTTATTGTATGGGGCCTCGGGATTTCTTTTCTTTTTAGATATGCAGGATTTTCAATGGAGATGGGAGCGTTAATTGCAGGGGTTCTTCTTTCAACAGCACCATATAGTTATGCTATTACTTCTAAATTAAAAGTTCTAAGAGACTTTTTTGTTATCTTCTTTTTTGTATTTCTTGGAAATCATATAATCTTCCATGATATTGAAAATTTACTTTTATATGCATTACCTTTATCTATTTTTGTTCTTATAGGAAAGCCCATTATAATTATGCTTTTTACCGGAATTTCCGGATATACCAAAAAGACAGGTTTTATGACAGGCACTACACTATCACAGATTTCAGAGTTTTCTCTCATTATAGCAGCAATGGGGGTTAAGTTAGGACATATTTCCGCTGATATACTTTCTCTCGTTACACTTATAGGGGTTATTACAATAGGTATTTCAACGTACCTCATTATATATGCAGACAAGATCTATTCTGTCTTTTCAAAGTATTTAGGTATCTTTGAAAGAAAAAATCTTATAGAAAGGGAGATTATTAATAAACGTTTTGGATGTTTCCTTATTGGTTATAATAGAACTGGTTTTGATATTCTGAAAAGCTTACAGAAGTTATATTCTGACGTTCTTGTTATTGACTTTAACCCTGAAATTATTAAGATACTAAAACATAGAAAGATAAACTGTGTATATGGAGACGCTGAAGATATTGAATTACTGGAGATATTAAAAATTAACAGAGCATATATGGTTGTATCAACAGCACCTGACTTATCTACAAACCTATTGCTTGTAAAATTTATAAGAGAGAAAAATAAAAAAGCAGTAGTTATTCTCACTGCCAGACAGATTTCTGATGCTTTGATTCTCTATGAGAATGGTGCTGATTATGTAATACTTCCTCACTTCTTGGGTGGTCTTTACACATCTCAACTTATTGAGAAATTCAAAACCCATAGAGAAAATTATGTAGATGAGAGTGATAGACAGATACAGGAACTTATGGAACGAATAATAGAAGGGCAGGAACATCCTGTAGTGGAAAAAGAAAGAGATTGA
- a CDS encoding DMT family protein, whose product MYKIFITALMLTSSNIFMTFAWYAHLKNLNSKPWIVAALTSWGIAFFEYLIQVPANRIGYNVMNLGQLKILQEAITLSVFIPFSIIYMKEGLKQEYYLASLFIIAAVICVFKGAMVK is encoded by the coding sequence ATGTACAAAATATTTATTACTGCTTTAATGCTTACATCCAGTAATATCTTTATGACTTTTGCGTGGTATGCGCACCTTAAAAACTTAAATAGTAAGCCATGGATAGTAGCAGCACTTACCAGCTGGGGAATTGCCTTTTTTGAATATCTTATACAGGTTCCTGCTAACCGTATTGGCTATAATGTAATGAATCTCGGACAGTTAAAAATTCTTCAGGAGGCTATAACCTTATCTGTTTTTATACCTTTTTCTATAATTTATATGAAGGAGGGACTTAAGCAGGAGTATTATCTTGCATCTCTATTTATAATTGCAGCGGTAATATGTGTTTTTAAAGGGGCAATGGTAAAATAA